The Ancylothrix sp. D3o genome window below encodes:
- a CDS encoding iron uptake porin — translation MKKYPWMALLTGPVVIISAAILAATTATATETPGLQLAQTEPSIENFPSVGDLNNPTPEAEDAMGQLRSVNELSDVRPTDWAYDALRNLVERYGCIVGYPDRTFRGNRALTRYEFAAGVNACLEAITAQIQPGNNFVTREDLNTLERLLNEFQVEIATLRGRVDSLEARTRELEENQFSTTTKLAGEVIFAATDGIGEGSNSVPSLQQRVRLFLNTSFTGSDLLVTRLQMGNSQALDHNNRNNGIPNQFTTSEGFQTHQVFGNTTNNVLLDWLSYTFPVGDKIKVTLEATGGVFDDFTPTLNPLFENYDGGSGSISTFAQRNPIYRLGGGQGIGISFKPSSQLELTAGYLASEGSSPVPGNGFFNGNYSALGQITWTPSDRFGVAFTYNHAYFGPGSFGFDNGGGSLATGNLPFAGTAVANTIGANNPVTSNSYGVQMAVRVSPRFQINGWLGYTDVYLRDSDANGKIWNGAIAFGFPDLGKQGNLAGIVVGVEPYLKELDGLQNSFATDVPLHIEAFYKYQLTDNIAITPGVIWLTAPNQDNNNNDAVIGTLRTTFNF, via the coding sequence ATGAAAAAATACCCTTGGATGGCATTACTAACCGGCCCAGTAGTAATAATCAGCGCCGCAATATTAGCCGCCACAACTGCCACCGCCACAGAAACACCCGGACTGCAACTAGCACAAACCGAACCCAGCATCGAAAACTTCCCCAGCGTAGGCGACCTCAACAACCCCACCCCAGAAGCAGAAGACGCAATGGGACAACTGCGTTCTGTCAACGAACTCTCCGACGTGCGACCCACAGACTGGGCCTACGACGCCCTGCGAAACCTGGTAGAAAGATATGGTTGTATTGTAGGCTACCCTGACCGGACATTCCGAGGCAACCGTGCTCTCACTCGTTACGAATTTGCAGCCGGTGTAAACGCCTGCCTAGAAGCCATCACAGCCCAAATACAACCTGGAAACAACTTCGTTACCCGCGAAGACCTCAACACCCTCGAACGCTTATTAAACGAATTTCAAGTTGAAATAGCCACCCTACGCGGACGAGTAGACTCCCTCGAAGCGCGTACCCGCGAACTCGAAGAAAACCAATTTTCCACCACAACAAAACTGGCCGGTGAAGTCATTTTTGCAGCCACCGACGGCATTGGAGAAGGCAGCAACAGCGTCCCCTCCCTACAACAAAGGGTACGTTTATTTCTAAACACCAGCTTCACCGGCAGCGACCTCCTCGTCACCCGTCTGCAAATGGGGAACAGCCAAGCCCTCGACCACAACAACCGAAACAACGGCATCCCCAATCAATTCACCACCAGCGAAGGCTTCCAAACCCATCAAGTCTTCGGCAACACCACCAACAACGTCCTCCTCGACTGGCTATCCTACACCTTCCCCGTCGGTGACAAAATTAAAGTCACCCTCGAAGCCACCGGCGGCGTCTTCGACGACTTCACCCCCACCCTCAACCCCCTCTTTGAAAACTACGACGGCGGAAGCGGTTCCATCAGTACCTTTGCCCAACGCAACCCCATCTATCGACTTGGTGGCGGACAAGGTATCGGCATCAGCTTCAAACCCAGCAGCCAACTTGAACTAACCGCCGGCTACCTCGCCTCCGAAGGTTCCTCCCCAGTCCCCGGTAACGGCTTCTTTAACGGCAACTACTCAGCCTTGGGCCAAATCACCTGGACACCAAGCGACCGCTTTGGAGTAGCCTTCACCTATAACCACGCCTATTTCGGCCCCGGTAGCTTTGGCTTTGACAACGGCGGCGGCAGCCTCGCCACCGGCAACCTCCCCTTTGCCGGAACTGCGGTTGCCAACACCATCGGTGCCAACAACCCCGTCACCAGCAACTCCTACGGCGTACAAATGGCCGTCCGAGTCAGCCCCCGCTTCCAAATTAACGGCTGGCTTGGCTACACCGATGTTTATCTCCGCGATAGCGACGCCAACGGCAAAATATGGAACGGCGCCATCGCCTTTGGTTTCCCCGACTTAGGCAAACAAGGCAACTTGGCCGGTATTGTCGTCGGCGTTGAACCCTACCTCAAAGAATTAGATGGTTTGCAAAACTCTTTTGCCACCGATGTTCCTTTGCACATTGAAGCGTTTTATAAATACCAACTCACCGACAATATCGCCATCACTCCGGGGGTTATTTGGTTAACAGCACCCAACCAAGATAACAACAATAACGATGCCGTGATTGGTACCCTCAGAACCACTTTCAATTTCTAA
- a CDS encoding serine/threonine-protein kinase: MTTLYCTQKHQNPDTNRFCSQCGEKLNIPTPTKRYRIIRELGQGGFGITYLAEDNNRFKELCVLKEFAPQIQNPQALKKAEELFQREAGVLYQLQHSQIPKFRELCYEVINNQEHLVLVQDYIPGETYRQILYSQKTFSENQILNFLHQMLPVLQHIHAHGVIHRDISPENIILRTTDKLPILIDFGGVKTAAISAISAANQPLKFSTHIGKPGYAPEEQLQHGKAYPSSDFYSLAVTTIVLLTGKEPKDLFDNYNAKWQWRKHTNISPELAVILDKMISRHPADRYQTAREILQALPPTNIAPQNNNSTQIKTLVVAPAAPQQQAVPIPVAPPPTPAPLKLPNFNFLPIIFAPFHWTLKLISKTAFLSAGVLLLAGISAWAGYKLVSWTPPTLPKISNTSTEQPQTLQARLKALNLSEVQFYAMVDAEFYQKHPELNKRLLTNKPKDEKLRQEWVEIAEKTLKKLEENN; this comes from the coding sequence ATGACCACCCTGTATTGCACTCAGAAACACCAAAATCCCGACACAAACCGTTTTTGCAGCCAATGCGGCGAAAAACTAAACATTCCCACCCCTACAAAGCGTTATCGCATCATCCGCGAACTCGGACAAGGAGGCTTTGGCATAACCTATTTAGCCGAAGACAATAACCGTTTCAAAGAACTCTGCGTTTTAAAAGAATTTGCCCCCCAAATACAAAACCCCCAAGCGCTTAAAAAAGCCGAAGAACTCTTTCAAAGAGAAGCCGGCGTCCTTTATCAACTGCAACATTCCCAAATTCCCAAATTTAGAGAACTTTGCTACGAAGTTATCAACAACCAAGAACACCTCGTTTTAGTACAAGACTATATCCCCGGAGAAACCTACCGGCAAATTCTTTATTCCCAAAAAACCTTTAGCGAAAATCAAATTCTCAACTTCCTGCATCAAATGTTGCCGGTACTGCAACATATCCACGCACACGGAGTCATTCACCGCGATATATCCCCCGAAAACATCATTCTTAGAACCACAGATAAATTGCCAATTTTAATAGATTTCGGCGGAGTAAAAACCGCCGCCATTTCCGCAATTTCTGCCGCCAATCAACCCCTAAAATTCTCAACCCACATCGGCAAACCCGGTTACGCACCCGAAGAACAACTCCAACACGGAAAAGCCTATCCCAGCAGCGATTTTTACTCGCTTGCAGTTACCACCATTGTCTTACTTACCGGCAAAGAACCCAAAGACCTTTTTGATAATTATAATGCCAAATGGCAATGGCGAAAACATACAAACATCAGCCCAGAATTAGCAGTAATTTTAGATAAAATGATCAGCAGGCATCCGGCAGATCGATATCAAACCGCCAGAGAAATTTTGCAAGCCTTACCACCCACAAATATTGCCCCTCAAAACAACAATTCCACTCAAATAAAAACCTTAGTTGTCGCACCGGCAGCCCCCCAGCAGCAAGCCGTACCGATACCTGTCGCCCCACCCCCAACCCCAGCACCCCTAAAGCTTCCAAACTTCAACTTCTTACCCATAATCTTTGCACCCTTCCACTGGACATTAAAATTAATCAGTAAAACAGCCTTCCTTAGTGCCGGCGTTTTATTACTAGCTGGAATCAGTGCCTGGGCTGGGTATAAATTAGTTTCTTGGACACCACCAACCTTACCGAAAATATCCAACACCAGCACAGAACAACCGCAAACCTTACAAGCACGACTAAAAGCCCTCAACCTCTCCGAAGTGCAATTTTATGCAATGGTAGACGCAGAATTTTATCAAAAACATCCAGAACTCAACAAACGCCTATTAACAAACAAACCAAAAGACGAAAAATTGCGTCAAGAATGGGTAGAAATTGCCGAAAAAACTCTCAAAAAACTCGAAGAAAACAACTAG
- a CDS encoding CHAT domain-containing protein, with product MKILKSFFVKSFEWGTIFTLVGGVVLPAMAQPIQPANDGTGTVVSPHHNSFDITGGSFSGDSANLFHSFTQFNLSEGQIANFISNPNIRNILGRINGGDASYINGLIQVSGGNSNLFLMNPAGIVFGPNAALNVPADFTVTTAAGINLNQGLFNAIGNNNYTALVGTPAGFNFAVSQPGSIVNLGNLSLTPGSNLTLLGGNVINTGTLSSPGGNITLSAIPGNNSVRISQAGHILNLEITPNATNSTEFNPLSLPQLLTGSPFESANTLRVNEKGEAILTHANLTIPNLPATTIASGSVITADNKQGGTVNILGNNVAVVDGKINVSGNHGGGTILAGGDYRGLGNVPNALNTLINANSTLQADAIESGNGGRVMVWGNQNTGFFGNISARGGAFSGNGGFVEVSGKENLIFRGNVNLSAVNGNVGNLLLDPENITIVDGVGADDSQLTDGQILFGDSSSSTFTISKTNLEAITGTVSLEATNNITLDNGVSLTFSPFGGAISFKADADNNGVGAFAMDTTQSITAEGRNLTISAANITAGNINTSSTTAAGVSISLNATNGAISTGNLSSNSQVSLGGNISLNATSDVTTNGAVLAGNTILTIPDYEETPQNSAPTPTGTPGNITINSGGTVNTTAGILDASSYIGNSGTISINASGDILTNNVLTQNNSTGSGGNISLTTTAGLIDTTAGDKVSSSSAEGRAGDININAAGNIISHLIDARAENGQGGNINLNSGGNINLIDGDGIANKGGFINGEGGNINITAAGDILSAYFISTGGTKSGEINLNAGRNIETETVYAEVTEGKSSNITINSGGDVTILYGVSNGAFNGDAGNVNITATGNVNTAVMAFGNGGEGGDITVNSTTGTANIEFINASSSTGNGGNVQITTEQLLTVGNINTSGMLQGGNISLTSNSSNVNLAASNLDASSASGTPGKISIASNAGSIFAGSFNGSRNLNISPGGSDDILTPNPDSDSSADASQINSSSGSVSLQAHNDISINQPIVSGSISNLELRAGRNININANIDTSAGGGNIYLQANDKGADINRRQPGTANITMVPGTSLNSGTGNILIQLSTLSEVGNITLADLNTTGSVEVNASGGNVFRASPNSLISAGNAGFLTLSSGGIGLATEPLRINATNLAAKTGSNGAYFDSPSGGVTLGGIPAMGGISTSGGGNFSLTANGDITLKNNISTTGSTNSGAISLTSISGSINTTAAEIDASSPSGDAAEINFTASGDINTGRIVSFALGKGGNINLTSINGTINTTAHELRGESFFDQGGNVNISARGDIETGYIWTSSDTGNGGVITITSSNGDINATGGLLASSSNSGSGGAVNLTANGFINTASITSYSNSLHGGNITLNSLNGGIDTSAGSLVSSALNPVEESINANIPNPGNGGAVSLTAAGNINTSEISSYAKGTGNGGNIAILSNNGSINSAGLLESYSNLGRAGSVTVNAFGNINFTGTAYSIQSQGATQGGNINITSNNGAINTAGNDLQTYSSEGTGGDVRIEASENVALNNVTTYGNLESGDVTIISRGAGINTANIQTLAPNGTSGNIQLNTFTTSGNINSANITSSGSAGSGNITVDSQGNVITANVSSNSQQGNSGNISVDAGGDVTTGNVSSTGNTGAGNVSVTSSNGTVTTGDISSISTNGNSGDINVAAQGNVTTGNLETQGKTGSGNITATSQQGALTTGNISSISQLANSGNINLEAQNDVTVGNVSSIAGQNSGNINITSRAGAINAGIVQSVAGEGTTGIINLEAKNGINTAQMLSGGNLRGGNILNIDENTASKPGKVFTTLPDKTSAESIARKITGLNIMSGGSQNALASNTNQAIEKLEQNRTEEYSSYLGKDAPTAPVTVDSIRNALSKIAEQTGNRSAIIYVTALENELELILFTPEGEPVRHTIPQAPKEQLLLTAWQFTNALTDPKTRNTNSYMKPSQQLYNWLIAPIEKELQANKVNTLLFSMDSGLRTLPVAALNDGQQFLIEKYSMGLIPSVSLMDTRYQAIQSSPVLAFGASEFKSLNALPAVPLELETITEERGGKAFLNEAFTRNNIVDQRQNHPYQILHLATHAEFQRGDLQQSFIQLWDDKLNLDDLRQLRLNSPQVELLVLSACRTAVGDEKAELGFAGLAVAAGVKSALASLWYVSDEGTLGLMNEFYDHLSATPIKAEALREAQLAMLRGKVTIENGELRGSDTRGGIVLPPSLNLKNSRSLSHPYYWSGFTMIGSPW from the coding sequence ATGAAAATTTTAAAATCTTTCTTTGTTAAAAGCTTTGAATGGGGAACGATTTTTACCCTGGTGGGGGGTGTTGTTTTGCCGGCAATGGCGCAACCTATTCAACCGGCAAATGATGGCACCGGCACAGTAGTTTCTCCTCATCATAATTCATTTGATATCACCGGCGGTAGTTTTTCTGGAGATAGTGCAAATCTTTTTCACAGTTTTACGCAATTTAACCTCAGTGAGGGACAAATTGCAAATTTTATTTCTAATCCTAATATCCGTAACATTTTGGGCAGAATTAATGGCGGAGATGCTTCTTATATTAATGGCTTAATTCAAGTATCGGGGGGAAATTCTAACTTATTTTTAATGAATCCGGCGGGGATTGTTTTTGGGCCAAATGCGGCTTTAAATGTGCCGGCAGATTTTACTGTGACTACGGCGGCTGGCATTAATTTGAATCAGGGTTTGTTTAATGCCATTGGCAATAATAATTATACAGCTTTGGTGGGGACTCCTGCGGGGTTTAATTTTGCTGTTTCCCAACCTGGAAGTATTGTAAATTTGGGCAATTTAAGCTTAACTCCGGGTTCAAATTTAACGTTATTAGGCGGAAATGTAATTAACACCGGCACCCTTTCTTCGCCAGGGGGAAATATTACGCTTTCGGCAATTCCTGGTAATAATAGCGTGCGGATTTCTCAAGCCGGTCATATATTAAATTTAGAAATTACACCGAATGCTACTAATAGCACAGAATTTAACCCACTTTCTTTACCACAATTGCTGACAGGTTCTCCTTTTGAAAGTGCAAATACTTTAAGAGTAAATGAAAAAGGCGAGGCGATTTTAACTCATGCTAATTTAACTATTCCTAATTTGCCGGCTACAACAATTGCCAGCGGTTCTGTGATAACTGCTGACAACAAACAAGGCGGAACTGTTAATATTTTAGGCAACAATGTGGCGGTTGTGGATGGCAAAATTAATGTTTCTGGAAATCATGGCGGGGGGACAATTTTAGCCGGTGGAGATTATCGGGGTTTAGGAAATGTTCCCAATGCTTTAAACACATTAATTAATGCAAATTCTACGCTACAAGCAGATGCTATTGAAAGCGGAAATGGCGGACGGGTGATGGTTTGGGGCAATCAAAATACCGGATTTTTTGGAAATATCAGTGCTCGCGGGGGTGCTTTTTCTGGAAATGGCGGATTTGTGGAAGTTTCGGGAAAAGAAAATTTAATTTTTCGCGGCAATGTTAATTTAAGTGCGGTGAATGGCAATGTGGGAAATTTGCTTTTAGATCCCGAAAATATTACGATTGTTGATGGGGTGGGTGCTGATGATTCGCAGTTAACAGATGGGCAAATTTTGTTTGGTGATAGTTCGAGTTCTACGTTTACAATTTCTAAGACAAATTTGGAAGCAATCACCGGCACCGTAAGTTTAGAAGCGACGAATAATATTACGCTGGATAATGGGGTTTCTTTAACATTTTCTCCCTTTGGAGGGGCAATTTCTTTTAAGGCGGATGCGGATAATAATGGTGTGGGTGCTTTTGCAATGGATACCACCCAATCAATTACAGCAGAAGGCAGAAATTTAACGATTTCAGCGGCTAATATTACGGCGGGGAATATTAATACAAGTTCGACGACAGCGGCGGGAGTTTCAATAAGTTTAAATGCTACCAATGGGGCAATTTCTACGGGGAATTTAAGTTCTAATTCCCAGGTAAGCTTAGGCGGTAATATTAGTTTAAATGCTACCTCTGATGTGACAACAAATGGTGCGGTTTTGGCAGGAAATACTATTCTAACTATACCCGATTATGAAGAAACTCCACAAAATAGCGCACCAACGCCAACCGGCACCCCAGGCAATATTACTATCAATAGTGGGGGTACGGTAAATACAACTGCGGGTATTTTAGATGCAAGTTCTTACATAGGAAATAGTGGCACTATTTCAATTAATGCAAGTGGTGATATTTTAACTAATAATGTTTTGACCCAAAATAATTCTACTGGCAGTGGGGGCAATATTAGTTTAACAACAACGGCGGGTTTAATTGATACAACTGCCGGTGATAAAGTATCGTCTTCTTCTGCCGAGGGAAGAGCCGGTGATATTAATATAAATGCTGCTGGAAATATTATATCACATCTAATTGACGCTCGCGCAGAGAACGGTCAAGGGGGGAATATTAACCTCAATAGTGGGGGAAATATTAATCTTATTGATGGAGATGGAATTGCTAACAAGGGTGGGTTTATAAACGGCGAAGGTGGAAATATTAACATTACAGCCGCTGGTGATATTTTAAGTGCTTATTTTATTTCTACGGGTGGCACAAAAAGCGGAGAAATTAACTTAAATGCGGGGAGAAATATTGAAACAGAAACTGTCTATGCGGAGGTAACCGAAGGAAAATCTAGCAATATTACTATCAATAGCGGTGGGGATGTTACTATATTGTATGGAGTCAGTAATGGAGCATTTAATGGGGATGCCGGCAATGTAAATATTACAGCCACAGGAAATGTTAATACCGCCGTTATGGCTTTTGGAAATGGTGGCGAAGGGGGCGATATTACTGTAAATAGCACCACCGGCACTGCCAATATTGAGTTTATTAATGCTTCGTCTTCTACGGGAAATGGCGGAAATGTTCAAATTACTACAGAACAGTTATTAACTGTAGGAAATATTAATACTTCTGGTATGCTGCAAGGGGGGAATATTAGCCTGACTAGCAATAGCAGCAATGTCAATTTGGCAGCAAGTAATTTAGATGCTTCTTCTGCTAGTGGTACGCCTGGTAAAATTAGTATTGCTTCCAATGCTGGGAGTATTTTTGCCGGCAGTTTCAATGGTTCAAGAAATCTCAATATTTCTCCTGGTGGAAGTGATGATATTTTAACACCCAATCCTGACAGTGACAGCAGTGCCGATGCTTCTCAAATTAATTCGTCTTCTGGCTCTGTTTCTTTGCAAGCACACAATGATATTAGCATTAATCAACCAATTGTTTCTGGCAGTATTTCAAATTTAGAATTGCGAGCGGGAAGGAATATTAATATTAATGCAAATATTGATACGTCTGCGGGTGGGGGCAATATCTATTTGCAAGCAAATGATAAGGGTGCAGATATCAACCGGCGTCAACCAGGAACAGCAAATATTACAATGGTGCCAGGAACCAGTTTAAATAGCGGTACTGGTAATATTTTAATTCAATTAAGTACGCTTTCAGAAGTAGGAAATATCACGTTGGCTGATCTCAATACCACCGGCTCAGTTGAAGTAAATGCCAGTGGCGGAAATGTATTTCGTGCCTCACCAAACTCTTTAATTTCTGCGGGAAATGCGGGGTTTTTAACCCTCAGTAGTGGCGGAATTGGTTTAGCTACTGAACCCCTACGAATTAATGCCACAAATTTAGCCGCGAAAACCGGCAGTAATGGCGCTTATTTTGATTCTCCATCTGGGGGAGTAACCTTAGGAGGAATTCCGGCAATGGGGGGAATTTCTACTTCTGGCGGCGGTAATTTTTCGCTGACAGCGAATGGGGATATTACATTAAAAAATAACATCTCAACGACTGGCTCTACAAATTCTGGTGCCATTTCTTTAACAAGTATTTCCGGCTCTATTAATACAACTGCTGCTGAGATAGATGCTTCTTCTCCTAGCGGGGATGCAGCCGAAATTAACTTTACTGCATCAGGAGATATTAACACCGGACGTATCGTTTCTTTTGCTTTGGGAAAAGGTGGAAATATCAATTTAACTAGCATAAATGGGACAATTAATACCACTGCACATGAATTGAGAGGCGAGTCATTTTTTGATCAGGGAGGAAATGTCAACATTTCCGCGAGGGGAGACATTGAAACAGGTTATATTTGGACTTCTTCAGACACGGGAAATGGAGGTGTAATCACTATTACAAGTAGTAATGGGGATATTAATGCCACAGGGGGATTGCTTGCTTCTTCCTCTAATTCTGGTTCAGGAGGAGCCGTCAATTTAACAGCAAATGGTTTCATTAATACGGCAAGCATTACTAGCTATAGTAATAGTTTACACGGGGGAAATATTACATTAAATAGTCTCAATGGAGGTATTGATACTTCTGCCGGTTCTTTGGTATCTTCTGCTCTCAATCCCGTTGAAGAGAGTATAAATGCAAATATTCCTAATCCTGGTAATGGAGGTGCTGTGAGTTTGACGGCGGCGGGGAATATTAATACTAGTGAAATTAGTTCTTACGCAAAAGGCACCGGCAACGGCGGAAATATCGCTATTCTTAGCAATAATGGATCAATTAATAGCGCGGGTTTACTTGAATCTTATTCTAATTTAGGTCGTGCCGGCTCGGTGACAGTTAATGCGTTTGGTAATATTAATTTCACCGGCACTGCCTACAGTATTCAATCTCAAGGCGCAACGCAAGGCGGAAATATTAATATCACCAGTAATAATGGTGCCATTAATACAGCAGGAAATGATTTACAAACTTATTCATCCGAAGGCACCGGCGGGGATGTGCGAATAGAAGCTTCTGAAAATGTTGCACTCAATAATGTTACTACTTATGGAAATTTAGAAAGCGGCGATGTGACGATTATTAGTCGTGGTGCCGGTATTAACACTGCTAATATTCAAACCCTCGCACCTAACGGCACTTCTGGAAATATTCAACTCAATACATTTACCACTTCTGGGAATATCAATAGTGCAAATATTACTTCATCTGGCTCTGCCGGTTCTGGGAATATTACTGTTGATTCTCAGGGAAATGTTATCACTGCTAATGTTTCTTCTAACTCTCAACAAGGAAATAGTGGCAATATTTCTGTAGATGCGGGCGGCGATGTTACCACCGGCAATGTTTCTTCAACCGGCAACACCGGCGCCGGAAATGTCAGCGTTACAAGCAGCAATGGAACCGTGACAACGGGCGATATTTCTTCAATTTCAACAAATGGTAATTCGGGCGATATTAATGTTGCGGCTCAAGGAAATGTCACCACCGGCAATTTAGAAACTCAAGGCAAAACTGGCTCAGGAAATATCACAGCCACCAGTCAACAAGGAGCATTGACAACCGGCAATATTTCCTCAATTTCTCAATTAGCAAATAGCGGCAATATTAACTTAGAAGCACAAAACGATGTCACGGTGGGAAATGTGAGTTCTATTGCCGGACAAAATAGTGGAAATATTAATATTACCAGCCGTGCCGGTGCAATTAATGCCGGCATTGTTCAAAGCGTTGCCGGTGAGGGAACAACCGGCATTATAAACCTCGAAGCCAAAAACGGCATCAACACTGCTCAAATGCTTTCTGGCGGCAATTTACGCGGCGGAAATATTCTAAATATTGATGAAAATACAGCCTCCAAACCGGGCAAAGTTTTTACCACTCTGCCAGATAAAACTAGCGCTGAAAGTATAGCCCGAAAAATTACCGGCTTAAATATTATGAGCGGTGGAAGCCAAAATGCTTTGGCAAGTAACACCAACCAAGCTATCGAAAAATTAGAGCAAAACCGCACAGAAGAATACTCAAGTTATCTCGGCAAAGATGCCCCCACTGCACCCGTGACAGTTGACAGTATTCGCAATGCTTTAAGCAAAATTGCCGAACAAACCGGCAACCGTTCAGCGATTATTTATGTGACGGCTCTTGAAAATGAATTAGAGTTAATTTTGTTCACCCCAGAAGGCGAGCCGGTGCGCCATACCATCCCCCAAGCACCAAAAGAACAACTGCTGCTCACAGCATGGCAATTTACCAATGCTTTGACAGATCCTAAAACCCGAAATACTAACAGTTATATGAAGCCATCCCAGCAGCTTTATAACTGGTTAATTGCCCCAATAGAAAAAGAACTGCAAGCGAATAAAGTTAACACATTGCTGTTTAGTATGGACAGCGGGTTGCGAACTTTGCCGGTAGCGGCTCTTAATGATGGTCAACAATTTTTAATCGAAAAATATAGCATGGGCTTAATTCCTTCTGTCAGCTTGATGGATACGCGATATCAAGCCATCCAAAGCTCCCCTGTTTTGGCTTTTGGAGCCTCGGAATTTAAGAGTCTTAATGCTTTGCCGGCAGTACCGTTAGAGTTAGAAACAATTACAGAAGAACGAGGAGGAAAAGCATTTTTAAATGAAGCCTTTACTCGCAATAATATTGTTGACCAACGCCAAAACCATCCTTATCAAATATTGCATTTAGCAACTCATGCAGAATTCCAAAGGGGAGATTTACAACAGTCTTTTATTCAATTATGGGATGATAAATTAAACCTGGATGATCTGCGACAGTTGCGTTTAAATTCTCCGCAGGTGGAGTTATTGGTTTTGTCAGCTTGTCGTACAGCAGTGGGAGATGAAAAAGCAGAATTAGGGTTTGCCGGTTTGGCAGTTGCTGCTGGAGTAAAGTCTGCTTTGGCGTCGCTTTGGTATGTCAGTGATGAGGGAACTTTGGGATTAATGAATGAGTTTTATGATCATTTAAGTGCGACTCCCATTAAAGCAGAGGCGTTGCGTGAGGCGCAGCTTGCAATGTTACGCGGAAAAGTTACCATTGAAAATGGCGAGTTGCGGGGTTCTGATACTCGTGGCGGTATTGTTTTACCCCCATCTTTAAATCTTAAAAATAGTCGCTCACTTTCTCATCCTTATTATTGGTCAGGTTTTACAATGATTGGCAGCCCTTGGTAG